The following DNA comes from Candidatus Manganitrophaceae bacterium.
CATGAAAACCTCCTCTGCCGTGTGTAAGGAACGGCTCTAAAATAACCTCTCTCCCGCGTCAATGCCCGGATCAGAAGGGGAGAGAGCAGGATTAAGAGGAGGATCAGAAGGGTCACTCCGGTCGCAAAGGGGGTCAGGGAGAGAAGAAGTCCAGCGCCGGACCGATTAAACCATCCGTGGATTTGGCTTTTTGGAGGCGGTGTCGGTGCACTGTTCGATTCCGGATTGGACGGATCGCCATTGCGCTCTATGGAAGGGGTTGCGTTCGGCGCCGTCTGGGCGGCCACCTCTCCCCAGGCGACCGTTGTCCCAAGCCATACCAAAAGGAGCAAGGCCGGGATGAAAGCCCGCGGTTCATCTAAAAACCATCTCTTCATACGATCTCTCCAAACCTCTATTGGCCCCTTCAGCGTCTTTTAGCCGACCCCACGGAGGAGGACCCTCGGGAGTCTCTAAGCATCGGATCGACCATCGGACGTTCTGAGGTGCCGTTTTGCGACGCGTTCATTACCATCTATGACTATCGTAGCAAATCAGGGGAAAGGCAAACAAGGGGATCGGCTCAGGGCCCTCTCGATGTCATACAAAGAGGGGTGTCGGGCAAGAGACAGGGAGGGGTTCAATAGGATCTTGTTCGAACGATCTTGTTCGAAAAAGTTAAAGAAAAAGGTGAGGATGGAGGGTTTATCGCCTTCGGGCAGGTATCGCCGTCCGGCGTTAGTCGGCTTCGGGCTCGCTGCCCCCTTGGCGATGGACGACCTTGTCCTCATCGAACATCTCGCGGAGGTCTTCTTCGAGTTCCTCGCTGTCGTTTCGAATTAATCGAAGGGGGATGTGGGTTGCTTCTTTTTTCTCTTCGGGTTTCTTTACTTCAGGCTTCTTATCTGATTTCTCTTCTTTCTCTTTCTCATCGCTCATGACAACCTCCTCAAAGGCTTGTATTCAACTTATTATACATCGATTCGGACCCTCTTGGCATCAAGAATGTGAGGGAAAAAAGAAAGGTAAGCAAAGCCGGATGAAGGGGTGACGTTCAGGCGCTTAAAAAAGAAACCCGGAAGCAGATCTTGCGATCTTAATGCGGCTACAGCTTCCGCGCTTCCGGGTTCGGTGGCGCCGGGGACCTGCGTCCCTAGCATCGACCAACTGTTAGGCGTGACGCGTCTATCAGGACGCCGCCACCTCACATGCCGTAGGGTTCATACTGCCCACTGGACCACCTCCTTCCACCGGCGCGCCGCACATCGACAGGGCCCAGACCCCGTCCCCCCTCCGAAGGGCACGCCGATTGCCGCCCGGAGAGTCGCCCCCCCATGCGTAAAACCGCCGGGGACTTGGAAAGGTGTGTCGCCTTTCCTTAGTCGTTACTATAACACAGAAAAAATCGATTTGCACCCCCCCAAGGGGTTCTCCTGATCGGTCTTAAAAGGTCTTCCAGTTCATGAACGTTTTTTCCCGATAGAGTCGCTCCGGATCGAGGGGAACGGCGATCCGCCGACTCTGCAAAAAGGAGACGATCGGCCTGAGCGGCAGCCCAACGGCGGCAAGATAATCCCCCTCCAACCGTTCAATGAATCGACGTCCTTCACCTTGCAGAGAGTAGGCCCCCGCCTTGTCGAGCGGCTCGCCGGTGGCGACATACGCCTCGATCTCCGCCGTCTTCATCGGCTTAAGGGTGACATCGATCGTCTCGACTGCCATTTGCGCCGGAGGCTGAAGCGGGTCGATCAGGCAGACGGCGGTCCAGATCCGATGCGTCCGTCCACTCAAAAGCTGCAAGATCTGTTTCGCCTCTTCGGTGTCGCGCGGTTTTCCGATCTTTTTCCCCTCACAGTCGATGAGGGTGTCGCTTCCGATGAGAATGCTCTCCGGAAATTCGTCCAGCACCGATCGCGCTTTTCCTTCGGCGAACGCCGTCACCTCTTCCATGATCGACCGGTGGGCGCTTAGGATCTCCTCAAAGCGGGGGGAGACGGTTTGGAAGGGAAGCCCAAGGAGGGTGAGGATCTCTTTTCGGCGGGGCGACGTGGAGGCGAGAACGATCGCTCGCGTCCGGCCCGAATCGGAGGTCATCGACAGGAGACTTCGCTGACAAAGGGGGAGAGGAGCGCCTCGACTTCATCGGCGCTCCGAACCCGCACCAGCTTCTCGCGTAATTGGCTGGCGCCGGGGAAGCCCTTGCAGTACCAGCCGAGGTGTTTTCGCATCTCGGCGAACCGGGAGGGGAGACGGATTTCCTGAAAGAGACGGGCATGCTCCAGCGCAGCATGAAGTCGTTCCAAAGGGGAGGCCGGAGATTCCGCGATCGGCTGGAGAAGTTCCTCCGACAGCGCGGCGCGCAGGGCCGACTTGTATTTAAAGATCCAAGGATTGCCGAGGGCCGCTCGGCCGATGAGGACCCCGTCGACGCCGCTTTCCTGAATGCGCCGGGCCGCCTCGTTCAATGATCGAAGGTCGCCGTTTCCCAAGATCAACGTTCCGGAGCCGCGCGCGGTGGCGGCGGCCCGGCCGATGGCCCCCCAGTCGGCTGCGCCGCGATAGCCCTGGTTCAGGGTCCGGCCGTGGATTGAAATCGCCGCCGGTTTTTCTTCGAGGAGTTGCTCGACCCATTCCTCGATGACGATCCGGTCGACCCCAAGCCGGGTTTTGACCGAGATCGGGAGGGGCCGCCGCGCCGCCGGAGGGGATTGCCCCGCCGCTTTTCTGGTTAAGAGCCATGCTTCTATTTTAGGCTGCATTCCGAGAAGGGCGAGTGGCGCGCCGTCGACCCAATCTGCGATGCCGGCCCGCGCCGCTTGCAAAATGGCCTTGGCGCGGGCAGGGTCTTTAATCAGGCCGGCGCCGCAGCCGCGGGAGGAGACCGCTTTCGCCGGGCAGCCCATGTTGATGTCGACGCCGTCGAAGCCGAGCTCACAGACGAGCTGTGCGATGGCGTAAAACGACTCGGGTCTGGCGCCATAGATCTGTGCCACGATCGGCCGCTCGACGTCATCGAAGATCAACCCGCCGAGCTCGCTCTCCGCGCCATGGAGAATTCCCTCGACGCTGGTGAACTCTGTCACAATTAAATCGGGACGGCCGTGGGTGGCGACAATCCGGCGGAAGCAGGCGTCGGTGACGCCGTCCATGGGAGAGAGGGCGATGATCGGTTTGGGGGTGGTGTTC
Coding sequences within:
- a CDS encoding tRNA-dihydrouridine synthase, which codes for MNFWNTTPKPIIALSPMDGVTDACFRRIVATHGRPDLIVTEFTSVEGILHGAESELGGLIFDDVERPIVAQIYGARPESFYAIAQLVCELGFDGVDINMGCPAKAVSSRGCGAGLIKDPARAKAILQAARAGIADWVDGAPLALLGMQPKIEAWLLTRKAAGQSPPAARRPLPISVKTRLGVDRIVIEEWVEQLLEEKPAAISIHGRTLNQGYRGAADWGAIGRAAATARGSGTLILGNGDLRSLNEAARRIQESGVDGVLIGRAALGNPWIFKYKSALRAALSEELLQPIAESPASPLERLHAALEHARLFQEIRLPSRFAEMRKHLGWYCKGFPGASQLREKLVRVRSADEVEALLSPFVSEVSCR
- the maf gene encoding septum formation protein Maf encodes the protein MTSDSGRTRAIVLASTSPRRKEILTLLGLPFQTVSPRFEEILSAHRSIMEEVTAFAEGKARSVLDEFPESILIGSDTLIDCEGKKIGKPRDTEEAKQILQLLSGRTHRIWTAVCLIDPLQPPAQMAVETIDVTLKPMKTAEIEAYVATGEPLDKAGAYSLQGEGRRFIERLEGDYLAAVGLPLRPIVSFLQSRRIAVPLDPERLYREKTFMNWKTF